A genomic region of Luteolibacter sp. Y139 contains the following coding sequences:
- the leuA gene encoding 2-isopropylmalate synthase — MKTASISKYRPFPPVQLPDRTWPDKTITTAPIWCSVDLRDGNQALPQPMSVEEKLEFFDVLCRVGFKQIEIGFPSAADTEFNFCRRLIEENRIPEDVTIQILVQTREHLIRRSFEAIAGAKKAIVHIYNSTSPLQRRITFGDASREDIKQLAIDGAKLVKELAPTIPQTEVILQYSPESFSDTELDFAAEICNAVIDVWQPTPEKKMIVNLPDTVQWTTPNIHADMIEWMIRNLNRRESLIVSLHTHNDRGTGTAATELGLMAGADRVEGTLFGNGERTGNLDIVNVALNMNGHGIDTGLDFSDLTSLRQVYEKVTRMTVGERHPYAGELVFTAFSGSHQDAIKKGLDRREKEVAVDADLPWGVPYLTIDPQDIGRSYEAIIRINSQSGKGGIAYILDREHGLDLPKTMHPQVGKRIYDLADELGRELTADEIRDAFYKLFANVELPLSVKDYELVHHTTERGQVACNATIELYGEERKIQGVGNGPINAFVHAMANAGMKDFKVTDYRSHAVRGGSDASAAAYVQVQHDDGRILWGCGIDPSIEMAGLKALVTGWNLLRA; from the coding sequence GTGAAAACCGCCTCGATCTCGAAATACCGGCCCTTTCCGCCGGTCCAATTGCCGGACCGCACCTGGCCGGACAAGACCATCACGACCGCCCCGATCTGGTGCTCGGTGGACCTCCGCGATGGCAACCAAGCCCTCCCGCAGCCGATGTCGGTGGAGGAGAAGCTCGAGTTCTTCGACGTGCTCTGCCGGGTGGGTTTCAAGCAGATCGAGATCGGTTTCCCGTCCGCCGCGGACACGGAGTTCAACTTCTGCCGCCGCCTGATCGAGGAGAACCGGATCCCGGAGGATGTGACGATCCAGATCCTGGTGCAGACCCGTGAGCACCTGATCCGCCGCTCCTTCGAAGCCATCGCGGGCGCGAAGAAGGCGATCGTCCACATCTACAACTCCACTTCCCCGCTGCAGCGCCGCATTACCTTCGGCGATGCCTCGCGCGAGGACATCAAGCAGCTGGCGATCGATGGCGCGAAGCTGGTGAAGGAGTTGGCCCCCACGATCCCGCAGACCGAGGTGATCCTGCAATACTCGCCGGAGTCCTTCTCGGACACCGAATTGGATTTCGCCGCGGAGATCTGCAACGCGGTCATCGATGTCTGGCAGCCGACGCCGGAGAAGAAGATGATCGTCAACCTGCCGGACACCGTCCAGTGGACCACGCCGAACATTCACGCCGACATGATCGAGTGGATGATCCGCAACCTGAACCGCCGCGAGTCGCTGATCGTCTCGCTGCACACTCACAATGACCGCGGCACCGGCACGGCGGCCACCGAGCTGGGCCTGATGGCTGGCGCGGATAGGGTGGAGGGCACGCTCTTCGGCAACGGCGAGCGCACCGGCAACCTGGACATCGTCAACGTGGCGCTGAACATGAACGGCCACGGGATCGATACCGGGCTGGATTTCTCCGACCTGACCTCGCTGCGGCAGGTCTATGAAAAGGTCACCCGCATGACGGTCGGGGAGCGCCACCCGTATGCCGGCGAGCTGGTCTTCACTGCCTTTTCGGGCTCCCACCAGGATGCGATCAAGAAGGGCCTGGACCGCCGCGAAAAGGAGGTCGCCGTGGATGCCGATCTCCCTTGGGGCGTGCCCTACCTGACGATCGATCCGCAGGATATCGGTCGCTCGTATGAGGCGATCATTCGCATCAATTCGCAGTCCGGGAAGGGCGGCATCGCCTACATCCTCGACCGCGAACACGGCTTGGACCTGCCGAAGACGATGCACCCGCAGGTCGGCAAGCGCATCTATGACCTGGCCGATGAACTGGGCCGCGAATTGACGGCCGACGAGATTCGCGACGCGTTTTACAAGCTGTTCGCCAACGTCGAGCTGCCGCTGTCCGTGAAGGACTACGAGCTGGTCCACCACACCACCGAGCGCGGTCAGGTCGCCTGCAATGCGACGATCGAGCTGTACGGCGAGGAGCGGAAGATCCAAGGTGTCGGCAATGGCCCGATCAATGCCTTCGTCCACGCGATGGCAAATGCCGGGATGAAGGACTTCAAGGTGACCGACTACCGCTCCCACGCCGTCCGCGGCGGGTCGGACGCAAGCGCCGCCGCCTACGTCCAGGTCCAGCACGATGACGGCCGGATCCTGTGGGGCTGCGGCATCGACCCGTCCATCGAAATGGCCGGCTTGAAGGCGCTGGTCACGGGGTGGAATTTGCTCCGGGCCTAG
- a CDS encoding thermonuclease family protein: MAIARRGPTKPWQLVLLLILAVASWALKQQKSPPAAGKAERPSTVERPSTVERTSTVERTSTHGYEVISGCRWHDDSHNDGDSFYASLPDGRVEQFRLYYVDAPESQFRTYGGGATNRERIHEQAQEMGLTDDQAVEIGQRAKALTHDLLSRGTFTLYTRWDDPFGDKRYHVFVTPPDGGPFLEETLVREGLVRIHTKGADLPDGTPVKERLRQLRELEKEAKKAKRGAWGK; encoded by the coding sequence ATGGCCATCGCCCGGCGCGGACCGACCAAGCCATGGCAGCTCGTCCTGCTGCTGATCCTCGCCGTCGCCAGCTGGGCGCTGAAGCAGCAAAAGTCACCGCCCGCCGCTGGAAAAGCCGAGCGGCCCTCTACCGTCGAGCGGCCCTCCACTGTCGAGCGCACTTCCACCGTCGAGCGGACTTCGACCCATGGCTACGAGGTCATTTCCGGCTGCCGCTGGCATGATGACTCGCACAATGACGGCGATAGCTTCTACGCCAGTCTGCCGGACGGCCGCGTGGAGCAATTCCGCCTCTACTACGTGGACGCGCCGGAAAGCCAGTTCCGCACCTATGGGGGCGGTGCCACCAATCGCGAGCGCATCCACGAGCAGGCACAGGAGATGGGCCTGACCGATGACCAGGCCGTCGAGATCGGCCAGCGCGCCAAGGCCCTCACCCACGACCTGCTCTCACGGGGCACCTTCACTCTCTACACCCGCTGGGACGATCCCTTTGGCGACAAGCGCTACCACGTCTTCGTCACGCCGCCCGATGGCGGGCCCTTCCTTGAGGAGACACTGGTCCGCGAGGGCCTCGTCCGCATTCACACCAAGGGTGCCGACCTGCCTGATGGCACGCCGGTAAAGGAGCGGCTGAGGCAGTTGCGGGAGCTGGAGAAGGAGGCCAAGAAAGCCAAGCGCGGCGCTTGGGGGAAGTAA
- a CDS encoding murein hydrolase activator EnvC family protein has product MSGAPQKPTILILLALLLALLVPAHAQQRIAKVPLADGFDFPVGKPDATGYYKARGMRLSPPVHFGEDWNGAGGGDSDMGAPVYSIGDGVVTWAYDVHQGWGNVVIVRYAYRDPASGQVRFIDALYGHLRDILVKVGQIVRRGQQIGTIGNNRGMYPAHLHFEIRHNLNIGMQRESVARDLTNWADPTEFIKKYRRLNRDWGKAAMPLGTYQEYQGFKGL; this is encoded by the coding sequence GTGAGCGGAGCGCCGCAGAAACCCACGATCCTGATTCTGCTGGCCTTGCTCCTGGCCCTGCTGGTGCCTGCCCATGCCCAGCAACGCATCGCGAAGGTGCCCTTGGCGGACGGATTCGACTTCCCCGTCGGCAAGCCTGATGCCACCGGCTACTACAAGGCCCGCGGCATGCGGCTGAGCCCGCCCGTCCACTTCGGCGAGGACTGGAATGGCGCCGGCGGCGGCGACAGCGACATGGGTGCTCCGGTTTACAGCATCGGTGACGGCGTGGTCACCTGGGCCTACGACGTCCATCAGGGCTGGGGAAATGTCGTCATCGTCCGCTACGCCTACCGCGACCCCGCCTCGGGTCAGGTCCGGTTCATTGATGCCCTCTACGGCCACCTTCGGGATATCCTGGTGAAAGTCGGGCAGATCGTCCGCCGCGGCCAGCAGATCGGCACCATCGGGAATAACCGCGGGATGTACCCTGCCCACCTTCACTTCGAGATCCGCCATAATCTCAACATCGGCATGCAGCGCGAGAGCGTGGCCCGGGACCTGACGAACTGGGCCGATCCGACCGAGTTTATCAAGAAGTACCGCCGCCTGAACCGCGACTGGGGCAAGGCCGCCATGCCGCTCGGCACCTATCAGGAGTATCAGGGCTTCAAGGGTCTCTGA
- a CDS encoding DUF2062 domain-containing protein has protein sequence MKQKYLWMVRRAYRALRHPKLRHRVWWRKLTQPLFERRLWKPCRDTVAVGLAIGLFFGVIPLIPQSLFAAIAAMRVKANIPFAVAITWVSNPLTNVPLWVSQLWLGNQVQDLLHLDAPEFAGTFQIPGIGEANAATFLLGVILSGLILALLAFPIVHLFSAIMPHHLPKITRRNRDAVVIVPPRGSRNSES, from the coding sequence ATGAAGCAAAAGTATCTCTGGATGGTCAGGCGCGCTTATCGGGCGCTGCGCCATCCGAAGCTGCGCCATCGGGTGTGGTGGAGAAAACTGACCCAGCCGCTGTTCGAGCGCCGGCTGTGGAAGCCCTGTCGGGATACCGTGGCGGTGGGCTTGGCGATCGGCTTGTTCTTCGGGGTGATCCCGCTGATTCCGCAGTCGCTCTTCGCGGCGATCGCGGCGATGCGGGTAAAGGCGAACATTCCCTTCGCCGTGGCGATCACCTGGGTTTCGAACCCGCTAACCAACGTTCCGCTGTGGGTATCCCAGCTTTGGCTCGGCAATCAGGTGCAGGATCTCCTGCATCTGGACGCCCCGGAATTCGCGGGCACCTTCCAGATTCCAGGGATCGGCGAAGCGAATGCTGCCACCTTCCTGCTCGGGGTGATTCTTTCCGGGCTGATCCTGGCACTGCTCGCCTTTCCGATCGTCCACTTGTTCTCGGCGATCATGCCGCACCACCTGCCGAAGATCACCCGGCGCAACCGCGACGCGGTGGTCATCGTCCCGCCTCGCGGTTCCCGAAACTCCGAGAGCTGA
- a CDS encoding alpha/beta fold hydrolase: MKEDERVRLPDGRMLGYAEYGDPAGEPVLFFHGWPSSRYQGKLLHELAAERGLRLLALDRPGVGLSDPLPGRGFASWPGDVAGFADVLGIGRFKIYGISGGGPYTLATAAALPERVIAAAVICGAPPFGDPADRANMHWAYRILTNLKRLRRAVTPGVIGASRWMIARGAERAPMTWMMRSIPTSDREAIADAGCWESVTRSYLEAVRKGTDTVLTEGELYLEPWDFSPEDIRVPVAFWHGLADKNLPCEVAKRLAARVPAAEGHWEEGEGHYSLPLRYRAPVLDWLRDRA; the protein is encoded by the coding sequence ATGAAGGAAGACGAACGGGTGCGGCTGCCGGACGGCCGGATGTTAGGCTACGCGGAATATGGCGATCCCGCGGGCGAGCCGGTGTTGTTTTTCCATGGCTGGCCGAGCAGTCGCTATCAAGGAAAGCTGCTCCATGAGCTGGCAGCGGAGCGAGGGCTGCGTCTGCTCGCCCTGGACCGGCCGGGCGTGGGGCTGTCCGATCCGCTGCCCGGACGCGGTTTCGCGAGCTGGCCGGGCGATGTCGCGGGCTTCGCGGATGTGCTGGGGATCGGGCGCTTCAAGATCTACGGCATTTCCGGCGGTGGGCCCTACACGCTGGCGACCGCGGCGGCACTGCCCGAGCGGGTGATCGCTGCGGCGGTGATTTGCGGGGCGCCACCCTTCGGCGATCCGGCCGACCGGGCCAACATGCACTGGGCCTACCGGATCCTGACGAATCTCAAGCGGCTCCGACGCGCCGTCACGCCCGGCGTGATCGGAGCCAGCCGCTGGATGATCGCCCGCGGCGCGGAGCGCGCCCCGATGACGTGGATGATGCGCAGCATTCCCACGTCCGACCGCGAGGCGATCGCCGACGCTGGCTGCTGGGAAAGTGTGACCCGCAGCTATCTGGAAGCCGTGCGCAAGGGGACGGACACTGTTCTAACGGAGGGCGAGCTCTACCTCGAACCCTGGGATTTTTCCCCGGAAGACATACGGGTGCCGGTCGCCTTCTGGCACGGGCTGGCGGACAAGAACCTGCCGTGCGAGGTCGCGAAACGCCTCGCCGCCCGTGTGCCGGCGGCCGAGGGTCACTGGGAGGAAGGCGAAGGCCACTACTCGCTACCACTGCGCTATCGAGCGCCCGTGCTCGATTGGTTGCGAGATCGGGCTTGA
- a CDS encoding signal peptidase II: MASIQASEETRPVAGAGKEWPIWKILLGVTLPLYVLDQWSKFKIVATFPEPLRGNFSSGVEKPVIDGVFNIVRVHNQGVAFGFGNGSDWAPLVFLAVPVLALVLITLGLRNKFFIGNWGRAAVGLLLCGIFGNLTDRLVQGSRLSYMEGAPLWDRLKAGYVVDFLDFTFPLVNYRWPSFNVADSCICIAAALLFFTGLKADLQHKKQHPVSRD, from the coding sequence ATGGCATCGATCCAGGCATCCGAGGAGACGCGACCTGTCGCCGGGGCAGGGAAGGAATGGCCCATTTGGAAGATCCTGCTGGGAGTCACCCTGCCGCTCTACGTGCTCGACCAGTGGTCGAAGTTCAAGATCGTCGCGACCTTCCCCGAGCCTCTCCGGGGGAACTTCTCCTCGGGAGTGGAAAAGCCGGTGATCGATGGCGTCTTCAATATCGTGCGCGTCCATAACCAGGGCGTGGCCTTTGGCTTCGGCAATGGCAGCGACTGGGCGCCGCTGGTTTTCCTTGCCGTGCCGGTCCTCGCGCTGGTGCTGATCACGCTCGGCCTGAGGAACAAGTTCTTCATCGGCAACTGGGGCAGGGCCGCCGTCGGTCTCCTGCTGTGTGGCATCTTCGGCAATCTCACCGACCGCCTGGTCCAGGGCTCGCGCCTTTCCTACATGGAGGGCGCGCCGCTGTGGGACCGCCTGAAAGCCGGCTACGTGGTCGACTTCCTCGACTTCACCTTCCCGCTGGTGAACTACCGCTGGCCGTCCTTCAATGTCGCCGACTCGTGCATTTGCATCGCCGCGGCGCTGCTCTTCTTCACCGGCCTGAAGGCGGATCTGCAGCACAAGAAGCAGCACCCCGTCTCGCGCGACTGA
- a CDS encoding type II secretion system protein: protein MKTNIRQHGGFTLVELLVVIVIIAALAGLSAPVILKQRKAADRTEAINNVKQINLSFIDFDNDYGSFPDNDTAADVKDATGSSLNFGGTFSNDYFRQMIAAGTKSEKIFWCKTSYSPKKGDDIITGEKALAAGEVGFGYVMKSQTDGLGTSSDPGIPVCVTPLYKAQPNWEFDPEPYGEKAVVLRIDGSAKPETIRTDNRYISIQGSRFLQTTGDNTPWGTDINPVLRAPQPRGN from the coding sequence ATGAAAACCAACATCCGTCAGCACGGAGGCTTCACCCTGGTGGAGCTGCTCGTGGTGATCGTTATCATCGCGGCCCTCGCGGGCCTCTCGGCTCCCGTCATCCTGAAGCAGCGCAAGGCTGCCGACCGGACGGAAGCGATCAACAACGTGAAGCAGATCAACCTCTCGTTCATCGACTTCGACAACGACTACGGCAGCTTCCCGGACAATGACACTGCAGCGGACGTGAAGGACGCAACCGGTTCGAGCCTGAACTTCGGTGGCACCTTCTCGAACGACTACTTCCGTCAGATGATCGCCGCCGGCACCAAGTCGGAGAAGATCTTCTGGTGCAAGACCAGCTACAGCCCGAAGAAGGGTGATGACATCATCACCGGCGAAAAGGCGCTGGCTGCGGGTGAAGTCGGCTTCGGCTACGTGATGAAGAGCCAGACCGACGGTCTGGGCACCTCCAGCGACCCGGGCATCCCGGTCTGCGTGACTCCGCTCTACAAGGCGCAGCCCAACTGGGAATTCGATCCCGAGCCGTATGGTGAAAAGGCAGTGGTGCTCCGCATCGACGGCAGCGCCAAGCCGGAAACCATCCGTACCGACAACCGCTACATCAGCATCCAAGGCAGCCGTTTCCTCCAAACCACGGGTGACAACACCCCTTGGGGCACGGACATCAACCCGGTCCTGCGTGCGCCTCAGCCACGCGGCAACTAA
- a CDS encoding DUF475 domain-containing protein, which yields MDWTNIFGTDPVASITVILTLIVIEGILSVDNAAVLATMVMRLPESQRGKALKYGIIGAYVFRGISLALVTLLMSIWWLEPVGGAYLLYLAWQHLARGAAVEEEANEHAGNEGNWLYRHTMGRLGPFWATVVAVEVMDLAFSLDNVFAAVAFTKNEKLFPEPSNIILVCIGVFIGILAMRFAAQGFVKLMHKYSFLEKCAYIVIGILGIKLLLAIPRHLLAHGHPVREFLESKYFDLGTSAITLLIFIVPVVVHRARNRAPQE from the coding sequence ATGGACTGGACGAACATTTTCGGCACGGATCCCGTCGCCAGCATCACGGTCATCCTCACGCTGATCGTGATCGAGGGCATCCTTTCCGTGGATAATGCCGCCGTGCTGGCCACGATGGTGATGCGATTGCCGGAGAGCCAGCGCGGCAAAGCGCTGAAATACGGCATCATCGGCGCCTACGTTTTCCGCGGCATCAGCCTGGCGCTGGTCACGTTGCTCATGAGCATCTGGTGGCTGGAGCCGGTCGGAGGCGCTTACCTGCTCTATCTGGCGTGGCAACACCTCGCGCGCGGTGCCGCCGTGGAAGAGGAGGCCAACGAGCACGCCGGGAATGAAGGCAACTGGCTCTACCGCCACACGATGGGACGCCTCGGTCCCTTCTGGGCCACCGTCGTGGCGGTGGAGGTCATGGATCTCGCCTTCTCGCTCGACAATGTCTTCGCTGCCGTCGCGTTCACGAAGAACGAGAAGCTCTTCCCGGAGCCGTCGAACATCATCCTGGTCTGTATCGGCGTCTTCATCGGCATCCTTGCCATGCGCTTCGCCGCGCAGGGCTTCGTGAAGCTGATGCACAAATACTCCTTCCTCGAGAAGTGCGCCTACATCGTCATCGGCATCCTCGGTATCAAGCTGCTGCTTGCGATCCCGCGGCATCTGCTGGCTCACGGCCATCCCGTGCGCGAGTTTCTGGAAAGCAAGTACTTCGATCTCGGCACTTCGGCGATCACCCTGCTGATCTTCATCGTACCGGTGGTAGTTCACCGGGCGAGAAATCGGGCTCCTCAGGAGTAA
- a CDS encoding PEP-CTERM sorting domain-containing protein (PEP-CTERM proteins occur, often in large numbers, in the proteomes of bacteria that also encode an exosortase, a predicted intramembrane cysteine proteinase. The presence of a PEP-CTERM domain at a protein's C-terminus predicts cleavage within the sorting domain, followed by covalent anchoring to some some component of the (usually Gram-negative) cell surface. Many PEP-CTERM proteins exhibit an unusual sequence composition that includes large numbers of potential glycosylation sites. Expression of one such protein has been shown restore the ability of a bacterium to form floc, a type of biofilm.), producing MRFPLLFAAAALALAAPLVAQTLVYSLPGETGGTFSYLTIAQEAEYADSAHLASTERYLDQATVTVYSNIARQATVTLSFYQAIVDDNEYDGPVGQPGVTPGALAGYRPADMPLWSSGPITFQLEDDGPTNRNLNQLLFADIHTLVPDDIFWSVKFENISSYSDGGAFGPKLEDAANLAPTGASTDPSRLYYREIGGEWMPIWISTGAPPTSTLSLQLTALPVPEPSGALLLLGGTGLAFFRRRK from the coding sequence ATGAGATTCCCCCTGCTTTTCGCTGCGGCGGCGCTTGCCCTCGCGGCTCCCTTGGTCGCCCAGACTCTGGTGTATTCGCTGCCCGGCGAGACCGGCGGCACCTTCTCCTACCTGACGATTGCGCAGGAGGCGGAGTATGCCGACTCCGCGCACCTCGCCAGCACCGAGCGCTACCTCGATCAAGCCACGGTCACCGTTTACTCAAACATCGCCCGGCAGGCCACGGTGACCCTGTCCTTCTATCAGGCGATCGTGGACGACAACGAATACGACGGCCCCGTCGGCCAACCGGGAGTGACGCCCGGCGCGCTCGCCGGCTATCGTCCCGCCGATATGCCGCTGTGGTCCTCCGGTCCGATCACCTTCCAACTGGAGGACGATGGTCCCACCAACCGCAACCTCAACCAGCTCCTCTTCGCGGACATCCACACGCTGGTGCCGGACGACATCTTCTGGTCGGTGAAATTCGAGAACATCAGCAGCTACAGCGACGGCGGTGCCTTCGGCCCGAAGCTGGAAGATGCCGCCAATCTCGCTCCCACTGGCGCGTCGACCGATCCCAGCCGCCTGTATTATCGCGAAATCGGCGGCGAGTGGATGCCGATCTGGATTTCCACGGGTGCCCCGCCGACCAGCACCCTGTCCCTCCAGCTCACGGCTCTGCCCGTGCCGGAACCTTCCGGCGCGCTGCTACTGCTGGGTGGCACCGGTCTGGCGTTTTTCCGGCGGCGGAAGTGA
- a CDS encoding undecaprenyl-diphosphate phosphatase: protein MNWWQALILGLIEGITEYLPVSSTGHLIVAQRMMLGNLTGQEKAAADCFAICIQGGAIAAVLGLYFPRVRQMFMGLLGKDKEGLKLVFAVLAGFLPAAIIGYLANDWIEEKLFLFKWVALAWFTGGLAILAIDRWMKQGGGAKGVELADITIKMALMVGFAQCLAMWPGTSRSLMTIIGGLLVGLRLSAAVEFSFLLGLVTLGAATAKKAVWPVHHIAEKYDHKLGGTLLMWDTYGPVPLLIGVIAAAVSAAIAVKWMVGYLNRKGLGVFGWYRIAIAVLAAVLIAMNAFGLAVG from the coding sequence ATGAACTGGTGGCAAGCGCTCATCCTCGGCCTCATCGAGGGCATCACCGAATACCTCCCCGTCAGCTCCACCGGTCACCTCATCGTCGCCCAGCGGATGATGTTGGGGAACCTCACCGGCCAGGAAAAAGCGGCGGCGGATTGTTTCGCGATCTGCATCCAGGGCGGTGCCATCGCGGCCGTGCTGGGTCTTTATTTCCCGCGGGTCCGCCAGATGTTCATGGGCCTGCTTGGCAAGGACAAGGAAGGCCTGAAGCTGGTCTTCGCCGTGCTCGCCGGCTTCCTGCCCGCCGCCATCATCGGCTACCTCGCCAATGACTGGATCGAGGAAAAGCTGTTCCTCTTCAAGTGGGTCGCGCTCGCTTGGTTCACCGGCGGCCTCGCCATCCTTGCGATCGACCGCTGGATGAAACAGGGGGGCGGAGCGAAGGGCGTGGAACTCGCCGACATCACGATCAAGATGGCGCTGATGGTTGGTTTCGCCCAGTGTCTCGCCATGTGGCCGGGCACCTCGCGCAGCCTGATGACCATCATCGGGGGCCTGTTGGTGGGCCTGCGGTTGAGCGCCGCGGTCGAGTTCTCCTTCCTGCTCGGGCTGGTCACACTCGGGGCTGCCACGGCGAAAAAGGCCGTTTGGCCGGTCCATCACATCGCGGAGAAATACGATCACAAGCTCGGTGGCACGCTGCTGATGTGGGACACCTACGGCCCGGTCCCCCTGCTCATCGGGGTGATCGCCGCCGCCGTTTCCGCCGCGATTGCGGTGAAATGGATGGTCGGCTACCTGAACCGGAAGGGCCTTGGCGTCTTCGGCTGGTATCGGATCGCGATCGCCGTCCTTGCCGCCGTGCTGATTGCAATGAATGCCTTCGGTCTGGCGGTGGGTTGA
- the rph gene encoding ribonuclease PH codes for MSSARHDGRQPDQLRPISFIPHVAPHAAGSVLVSFGNTRVICAATIDEDVPRWMKMQRVEGGWLTAEYSMLPYSTLERKDRDISRGKLDGRSSEIQRLIGRALRAVTDLSKLGSRTIWIDCDVLQADGGTRTASITGGCVALAIALNKLMAAGKLKAFPLTKLVSAISAGVVNGQPVLDLDYIEDKDASVDFNVVMTESGEFVEVQGSGEEAVFTGAEMSAMLELATKGSAELVALQKKAILEADKPSGDALASLAAAFGR; via the coding sequence ATGTCTTCCGCCCGCCACGACGGCCGCCAGCCGGATCAGCTCCGCCCGATTTCCTTCATTCCCCATGTGGCCCCGCACGCCGCGGGCTCGGTGCTGGTGTCCTTTGGAAATACGCGCGTTATCTGCGCTGCGACCATCGATGAGGATGTGCCGCGCTGGATGAAAATGCAGCGGGTCGAGGGCGGTTGGCTGACGGCGGAGTACAGCATGCTCCCCTACTCGACGCTGGAGCGGAAGGATCGCGATATCTCGCGCGGCAAGCTGGATGGCCGTTCCTCGGAGATCCAGCGGCTGATCGGCCGGGCGCTGCGGGCGGTGACGGATCTCTCGAAGCTGGGCTCACGCACGATCTGGATCGATTGCGACGTGCTCCAGGCCGACGGCGGGACCCGCACGGCGTCGATCACCGGTGGCTGCGTGGCGCTGGCAATCGCCCTGAACAAGCTGATGGCGGCGGGGAAACTGAAGGCTTTCCCGCTGACCAAGCTGGTCTCGGCGATTTCCGCCGGAGTGGTGAATGGCCAGCCGGTGCTGGATCTGGACTACATCGAGGACAAGGACGCCTCGGTGGATTTCAACGTGGTGATGACCGAAAGCGGTGAATTCGTGGAGGTGCAGGGCAGCGGCGAGGAAGCGGTTTTCACCGGTGCCGAGATGTCCGCGATGCTGGAGCTGGCGACCAAGGGCTCGGCCGAGCTGGTGGCGCTTCAGAAGAAGGCGATCCTGGAAGCCGACAAGCCGAGCGGCGACGCGCTGGCCTCCCTCGCGGCGGCCTTCGGGCGTTGA
- a CDS encoding (deoxy)nucleoside triphosphate pyrophosphohydrolase, whose protein sequence is MIDVVAGLILDDAGRLLACKRPEGKHLGGKWEFPGGKVESGEDPANALIRELEEELGIRVETGTALTPVVWDYGRGPIRLHPFLCRILSGTPHPHEHSEIRWCGPEELGELDWAEADVPILAEWKARQGW, encoded by the coding sequence ATGATCGACGTCGTCGCCGGCCTGATCCTCGATGACGCAGGCCGGCTGCTGGCCTGCAAGCGACCGGAGGGCAAGCACCTCGGCGGCAAGTGGGAATTCCCCGGCGGCAAGGTGGAATCCGGCGAAGACCCGGCTAACGCGCTGATCCGCGAGCTGGAGGAAGAACTCGGCATCCGGGTGGAAACGGGCACCGCGCTCACCCCGGTGGTCTGGGACTACGGCCGCGGGCCGATTCGACTGCATCCGTTCCTCTGCCGCATCCTTTCCGGCACCCCCCACCCGCATGAGCACTCCGAGATCCGCTGGTGCGGACCGGAGGAACTCGGCGAACTTGATTGGGCCGAGGCCGATGTCCCGATCCTGGCGGAGTGGAAGGCGCGCCAAGGCTGGTAG